From the genome of Nicotiana tabacum cultivar K326 chromosome 17, ASM71507v2, whole genome shotgun sequence:
ccgcctcgtagtctcaaaagtaaatatgcagggagaactcccgaggaactgcctcgtagtctcaaaagtaaatgtgcagggagaactcccgagaaaCCACCTCAtaatctcaaaagtaaatgtgcagggagaactcccgaggaaccgcctcatagtctcaaaagtaaacacccAGCTTGAActgataaataaaataattaacaacaagatttctacagttatactgataaagaacaaggaaaacaggaaatcaactaggcatgcttcacatagttcaaataagcagttaaagcaaatagacatgcgatattagattaaacaggataactacgcaCATTGGAATAGCTTagttaagaatgaaaacagactaatactcatttaaacggtataactcaaattaaaggaaaaacaggttactactcagtaaaataaatcggatTTTACAATAATTAGCTcgtgtacgtacttgtcaccttaCATACaagacgctcacatatcacaacagtatcaaatcctaaggggattttccccacacaaggttaggcaagtcacttacctcgaaccaagctcaatcaatcggtaacaatgccttttccacgagtatccaactccgaatggcccaaatctagccaaaagtaattacatatcataaatacaactataataggctcatctaattaatgaaatcaatactttaacaaaaattccaaaattcatcctAAAAAGTCGAcacgggcccatgtctcggaatcgggtaaaagtcacaaaatatgaacacacattcactcacaagttcactcgtaccaaaattatccaaatccgatatcaaaatctcaatcaaaactcaaaaacttagttgaagaacttctctcatttttcccaatttttaacccaaatccgaaaataaaggatggaattaatgatagattggtgggatataaccaaaaacaagtgaagaatcattacccaatcgatatctctgaaaattcctcaaaatctcgttcaaattcgagctccctgtctcaagttttgataaaaatggccaaccctcatttttggaaactttaatactgcccagacatttccttcttcgcgaacgcgtccactCCCTCACGTTCGCGACTCACAAATTTACTTCGACCCAAAATACTCCATCGTGAATGCGATGCCCTTGTCGTGAACGTGAGGACCACTAAGCTCGACCCTACACGAACACGGGACCAATgtcgcgaacgcgggaccaatgtcgcgaacgcgtaggcaaaAAGGGCCTTGGGACCCAGCTTGGCCAATACCTCTACGCGAACACGGGACCtccatcgcgaatgcgtagaccaaGTACCTCAGTGCTTCACAAATGCGGGACatccatcacgaacgcgaagcacaaaatcccgcctgcctccagttcctcttcgcgaacgcgagactcccctcgcgaatgcgaagaaggaaaccagaactaaagaacaccagaaatctgcaatctctcctaagtccaaaatgatccgttaacaactcgaaatcatcccgaggcccccgggacctcaaccaaacatacctacaagtcctaaaataccatacaaacttagtcgagccttcaaatcacatcaaataacgctaaaaatacgaatcgccctccaattcatacttaaagaacttgaaactttaaatttccacaaccgatgacgaaacctatcaaatcacgtccgattgaccccaaattttttacacaagtcatatttaatattacggacctactccaacttccgtaatcgtaatccgaccctgatatcaaaaatttcactaccggtccaaatctccaaaaaattgactttcaccatttcaagcctaaataagttatGGGCCTCCAAAAtataatccggacacgcccctaagaccaaaatcacccaacaaagctaacggaatcgacgaaactccattctgaagtcgtcttcatatagttccgactacggtcaaaatcttaaggcttaagcttccgtttagggactaagtgtcccaaaatactcggaAACCAAAAGAAAAAGCTCCCGTCAAGTAAAATAAGCATAAAAAGATatgggggaagcagttaataggggatcagggttattactttcaaaacgaccgactgggtcgttacaatagcgggtaaatatgaaaggttacccgattttctttctatttgcactacacaaatataagcatgatgatggaatcatatgtcataagtaaactagaggtttactgaaacaaatattagttggcatgaccggttgaccattcCAGTTCAGTTATGATGCGAAAATTTTATttagaattacattggcatatattgaagaaatataagatttttCAAGAACTCTcatgtgctgcttattctcatatatatcagttaaggttgggattgaatcccttgatttctggaacgaataaaagatgataaatatatgggcacaatcacctgccatgtggaccgtttactattatttgattttaatagatgtatctattctatggtcacaggTGCaattgttatcaacttgcagtttggcttttgcaagattgattgatCAAattattatgatgatttatcttgataatgctagtttaaatCCAAGTTTGTATatcagaaattgtatgcctccaattatagctaaaccattggttatgagaacaaaactgccaaaataaaatttggtatgtgatgtattatttaatatacaacaatacttgtacgcatctagccaagttatgataagttctccctatcacaatcggttcaaggtcaggaaccaaataatttccactagaaatatgaatgtgctatatgttTTAATTGTTCCActacaatgcacaaagatggattcccaaataaggctagggatatgtgttgcTGATCCTAACAATaaggggagaaaataggcagctgaaaaagtaatgcatgtaatgaattattatgagtacatctagatcatcatacgagaaaatgtgaacttcaagttcaagtgataattcatttgcaaaatattgccaggcGTATGACCcaccaaagctaaatgtcatattccagctgctaatgctccaaataaaataaaattcataaTGAATAAGTCTATGACATTgatgaagcataatagactaatcagttccaaagataaaactccttgaagaaggagaggagaaaATATTCAAGAtagtcataataaggaggcaagtgctttAGAAGAGcaccatgacataacacttcataagacctcatgagAGAGGCtaaggtacctgaaaataatgagatctcaataagttatgtctttattgggtaataatagaaccgatataaaatgatcgtcgacgatattgttaatataatgtagcgctcaatattattaatattgacgaggatcttgagctcaactttgtcatgaaatttggacagataaattattggccaaatgaaaaatatgtaataaaaattgattttacctgaaaaatatgaagttggacggatagtcccaacacctgaaagtataaagccagtggaggtataaatgtgttcttgtgagAAAGAAAAAGGttaagtcgatagacataaagacgacttgtgtcacaagatgatttgtaaatatcctggcattgattatatagagacatgttctccttcggtggatgtagtcatttcaggttttaatctggcaatacatgaaaaacttgatatgcgtataatgaaaatcattgaaggatttaaattgttatgaagcatattaaggtttccaagaaatttattaaataaagcttcaaaaatcatTATACGGATTGAAATAATCAGggtgcatgtggtataatcgcctgaatgagtacctgttgaaagaagggtacaagaatgattcaatttgtccttgtgtctttataaagatctgaatttgaatttgttatgatcgccgtatatgttgatgatttaaatatcattggaactcctggggagcttcctAAGGCAATAGaatgtttaaagaaagaatttgaaattaaagatcttggaaagataaaattttgtcttggtctacaaattgagtatatgaaagatagattttttgtccatcaatcatcatacactaaaaatattttaaagcgattctatatggataaagaacatccattgagtaccttgatggttgtgagatcactcgatataaataaagatccattccgacctcatgaagataatgaagaacttcttggtcctgaagtaccatatcttagtacaATTGGtacactaatgtatcttgctaacactacaaggcgtGACATAACTTTTTCAATTAGTGCCTTAGCAAGATATAACTCtactcctacaaggagacattggaatggaatcaaacatatattgcggtatctaaaagggactaccgatatgggcttattttatggcaatgattgcaatcgcgttcttgttggttatgctgatgtttggtatttatctgacccacacaaggctcgatctcaaacaggctatgtgtttacatgtggaggcactgttATATTTTGGCGATCGGCTAAGCAAttaatcgtggctacttcatctaatcatgctgagataattgctattcatgaagcaagtcgagaatgtgtatggttgaaatctataatacatcttattagagacaaatgtggtttgaactgtgacaaactacccatagttttgtatgaagacaatgcagcatgcatagcccaattgaagggaggattcataaaagaagatatgacaaagcacatttcaccaaagttatttttcacacatgatcttcaaaagaatggtgatatcaatgtgcaacagattcgttaagtgataatatggctgatatgttcaccaaatctctaccgacgtcaaccttcaagaaactagtgtacaagattgggatgcgaaagctcaaggatgtgaattgatgctctcatcagagGGAGTTAATActcgttgtactctttttccttacaaggttttgtcccactgggttttccttaaaggtttttaacgaggcaaacAAAAGGCGTATTtataaacatgtgtactctttttccttcactaggatttttttaaagggtttttctttataaggttttaacgaggcacattatctatggacatccaagatggagtgttataagaaaaatcaaattatggtggatgtttactcttcctccatgatcttcatctcaaatgcttaatgacatattcaatgacatatatttttcacttttcatgcctatataaaggctttgtaatagatagaaaaatgcacacaattgaagaagaaataagaatctctcatctctttctctctatatctcttagcttgtttttccttgttctatattATTACTTTGAGATATATTTCATaacacttaaaaaaaaaaaaaaaaagctcttGTCACTATGATCTTATTCCATTAGGTCAAGGAAAGTTGCTTCTGATTTTCTTATAGTTATTCGCAAAGTAACgaaacttcttcatcttcattgAAATTGTGTCTTTAATCCTTTCCTCTTCCTTCCCGATTGATTTCCTAATCTAATGATTTTGtcacaaagaagaaaaagaaaaagaagggtcAAAATGTGATGATCAACCAAGAATATACACCACGTGAAGGAAGGATTCTCTATGCGTGATGCCCAAGTACAAATAGAGGCAAAATTCCATTATAGAAAGCCCACATTTCTTATCATACAACTAccactaaaaataaaataaaattacttaCTACTTGATTTGGATAAACAGTAATCTGATTAAACCCATTACAGCTAAGATCTACCCATATATTCGTGGCGACCAATTTTGCTAGTATATCGCTCAATTAGCTATTGAATCCTCAAGTTCCGCGTATAAATACACAACCTATGACTACAACTCTCCCTGTCCTTGTCCCCTGTCTTTTATCATTACTGAGTTCAATAAACTTTCTATTCCCCGAGTCACAACACAACACGGAGTCCCCCAAAAATGTACGACGTCTCAAAAATGCAGAACACGGCATCAACCTTATTCTCGGCGTACGCTTCTCTAGCGGCGTCAATGATGCTTGTTCGCACCATGGCTAACGATCTCATCCCTAAATCCCTCCTCACTTACATCCAATCAGCTATCAGTTATCTCTTCACTCCACTTTCTAGCCAGCTCACTATCATCGTTGACGAACAGTGTGGTATGACCAGAAACCAAGTGTATGAAGCCGCCGAAATTTACCTCCGTACAAAGATCGGCCCAAACGCTGACCGAGTCCGGGCTCACAAAACTCCTAAACAGAAAAACATCAACGTTAGCATAGAGAAGGATGAAGAGATCAGTGATGTATACGGCGTCGTACAGTTGAAATGGAAATTGGTTTCTGTTGAGCCCCAGGACCGAAGTTATACCCCAGAAAAAAGATTCTTTGAGCTCAGTTTTAATAAGAAGTTTAAAGAAAGTGTGTTGAATGAGTATTTACCTTTTGTGTTGACCAAGGCTAAGGAGATTCAAGATAATGATAGGGCTGTGAAATTGTACACAAGGGATTGTCCTTGTGGTAATGATGACGATGGGTATGGTTATgggggtggtggtggtggggttTGGGGTTCTATTAATTTGGACCATCCTGCAACTTTTGATACTTTGGCTATGGAACCTGATATGAAGAAGATGATAATTGAGGATCTTGATAGATTTGTGAAAAGGAGAGATTTTTATAAGAAAGTTGGTAAGGCTTGGAAAAGAGGGTATCTTTTATATGGACCTCCAGGAACTGGGAAATCTAGCTTGATTGCTGCCATGGCCAATTACTTGAAGTTTGATATTTATGATTTGGAACTTACCAGTCTGTATTCTAACTCGGAATTAAGAAGGATTTTGATATCCACCTCGAACCGATCTATTATTGTGATTGAAGATATTGATTGTAGCGTGGAAATGCACGATCGAAACCTTGGGCATCAACCCGCCGACACTAAGGTCTGATTTCATTTCCCCCCTTTTTTTGCCAGATCTTAAATtgacacagagtttaagaaaaaaaagatagaTCTTTTAATGCTTGTGGTTTGAAACAAATTATACATCAATGTGACTATAAATCATAGTATCATTTTTCTGACACTAAAAGGGATTAAATATCACATAAATTGGGGCGAACgagtatttgtttaatgtagtgtcTTAGTTGTTAAATTCATGAGATGAGTCAATTTCTCAATGTTGATTTTGTTTTTTACTGCAGTTAACGTTATCTGGTTTGTTGAACTTCATTGATGGATTGTGGTCCAATTGTGGGGACGAAAGAATTATTGTATTCACAACCAACCGTAAGGAGAAATTAGATCCAGCACTATTGAGACCTGGTCGAATGGATATGCATATTCATATGTCCTATTGTACTAATCAGAGTTTCAAGATTCTGGCTTTTAACTACCTAGGCGTTCGTGACCATAGACTATTCGAGGAAATTGAAGGCCTAATCAAGAATGTAGAGGTAACCCCTGCAGAAATTGCAGAGGAACTAATGAGAAGTGAGGATGCTGATGTTGCTCTTGAGGGAGTGGTTAATTTGCTCAAGCGAAAAGCCAATGAAGCCAATCGAATCAAGGACGAGAAGAGTCCGAGCACCCCTGAAGGCGATGAGAACGACGAGATTGAGGAAGAAAAGGTTGATGAAGGTGAAATTCAAGAAGCTAAAAGATTGAGAACTGAAATGTTGGTACATACTTTGAGAAACCAAAGGAGAGGAAGAATGAGAATTGGAAGACCGAACAGAGGAAGAAGAGGGCgttggtgagggaaaatgatttGAATGGTATAGGTACTATACTACTGCTATTTCGTGATGCTTAATGTGTAAAAAGATGCActtcctttttcttgtttttgatcAAATAGAAGTGCACGGTAatgagtaaataaactaattgcAATGCAGAAGTTATTGTAACAAATGCTGGGGCTAGGGGGGCTTTCGGTTCTGCACTACTGTATGAATCTAATATTATTACTCGCAGTACCGTATTAGCATTTTATGGATCAATTGTAGTACATAATGTtcttcaaattattttcatttgatCCATAAGTCACGGATTCGAGCTGTAAAATTAACCTTTGATGCTTGCGTCAAAGTAGGTTGCTTACATTACAACCCTTGGAATACGACCCTTATTCGGATTTTGTGTATATTTTATGCACCGAACTGCTCAAACGACTTTCTGTTAGGTCGCAGAATAAATAGCTGACTCTAATAAGGGTATATCTCATGGCTTGACTCCATCCATCTGTTTGAAGAACTGAGAACTAGGCTTTTGAATTGCTCCAAGACAAAGAATCTATAGAATTGGGGATTAGTTGACAAGGATCTTCCTCGAGACATTCAAATAGTTATTCTACTTCTGATTTCTTGAGATTCACATTAAGTGAACTTTGAACATTCTATTATGTATGtttcaccattttaaatggtATTGCAAGTTATAGTTCATGTAGCTTCACTATAAAAGATAGTAATAAATTAACTTAATCatatttacaacaacaacaatccagtaaaaaAAATCTTACAATGGAGGTCTAGGAGGGTTGAGTGTGCGCAGACCGTACCTCTACTCCGGAAGGGTAGAGAGcatgtttccgaaagacccttggttcaagaagaagaaaataaacaatAGACATTAGATCAGTGACAGCAACATAAGccagaaaaataaaattatatcatcATTGTAAGAAACAGAAAATAAATGTAAAAGTAATAACAATAACCAGTAATAATGCCCTAGAAAATTGTATGGAAGCTACACAAACCACTaacaccccaaggcgaaacattaTAAGCCTAATCTATTAATACGCTCGGCTCCCtcctaattttaatttaattttagaaATTAGTTTAATTAACATCCGATAATCAGATTCGGACCCCAAGACTattaatcaaatttaattttaaaaattagttTAATTAATACCCGATAATCAGACCCCAAGAGGCCAAGACTATTACTTAAAGGTTTTAGGACCCAAATGGTCCAAGTCAGCCAATTAGGGGTGATTGACTGCAACGACGGGCTGGTCTTTAAATATAGTTTGATTAAATTTTGTGCTATATTTACTCTACCAATATTGTACATAAATATTTTTAGTACAACATTTTTTAGTTACTAACCAAACATCAAAGTAATAAAACCAATTACGTTCTAAGAAAATATTAGCTTCCTTGGTAGCAAACAAATCCTAATTCACTATcagcattgagagaacaaaattTAGAGTGTGCATTTCATATAGTTAATCCTAATTAGTTTGGAACTGCGGCTTTAAGTAGATtgatcttttctttcttttacatccttgtaaataattaatcagatagAAATCTAGAAGAGCAAGTGGCTTCGAAATCCACAATGCATTTATTTTCTTCCTTTGTGGCGTTAGCCATAGCGTCCACACCTCTCAGCTTTCAACGAAGCAGAGGGTGAGAGGACCCCGTTGACTTGGAGTTGGAGTTGGACATAACCCTTTGCATTTTTCTTTGAACCGCGTTGCCCCATTTCTCTTATTTTCAATCTCTGTGCTTTCCTCCTTTCCTTTTTCCCCTCTAATAATTTCACCAATTAAAAACTGCAACTTTGAAGAGTTGAATTCTCAAACTCCTATAGTGATCATAACTAACGCAGCATTTCAGGAGAAGCATCTTCCCTCTTCACAAGTAAGTGTTGTAGGCCTCTGCTCAATTTTCGATCTGGTCTTCTATTTTTGTTCGCTCAGCTTATCATGGAAAATTGACTCTATATTTTCTTAAAGGGGAACATAACTCATTCGGACATTAAATTACTCAGTACTTAGTTAGGTGGTTTTAGTTTTGGAACAATAGCTCTTAAGGTTCGTTTGGTTCAGGGACTAGTTATTCAGAATTATGATAGAGTAATTGTATAAGGATTGTTATAGGATGATTAATAATCATACAAAGATTGTTATGCGGATTTGATACCACAGCCGAGAAGTAGCTGTGTTATATTTGTATCATGTGTAGGTTTTTGTTTAAAGAAACTGTAAGTTTTAAATTATTAAGAGCTCTTGCCATTTTGTTCTTTACTAAAAAAAGTTGCTTACTTTAAAGGTAATTTGTACCATTGTAGGTTCCTTTTTCCAGATGTTgctaatacatatattttttgtttcaTATTCTATCGGACATAAAATAACACTAGATCTGGGCTAATATTAGTATTATAGTTCTACTTCTATCCAGGTATTATATTCTTACAAGGGGAACCAAACGAGCCGCAAGTGTTTGTAAATATAACATGTCAAGAAAATATCATACTCCCAGACAAACTTAAGTGTTTCCTTTCTTTTGTAGGAGGTAGACTTGATTACAAAACGCTTTTCctgttttttttaaatgaatatgTCTATGTGACGTTGTGAACTATGGATATATCCTTGAACTCCCTTAGCGATCTGTTCTTTTGGTTTATTAGGTGATCCATTTACATTAAGCTGCATTTCAGAAATTTGTAGCAGAAGAGATGGTGGATGCGGTGGTCACTGTATTCTTGGAGAAACTTCTGAATGTTCTCGCAGAGGAGAGTAGGTTTCTTACTAAATACAGACAGCAGTTTGAAAAACTGAAGAACGAGCTGCTATTCATGCAAAGCTTTCTCAAAGATGCAGAAAGGCTCAAGAGGAAAAACAACACCCTTAAAGGAGTCATGTCCTGTTTGCGAGACTTAATTTTCGAAGCTGAAGAGATACTTGAGGACTGCCAGAATCAATCTGCAGATAGTGATAGGGCTACTACATGCTTCCATCCCAAAAGGCTATCTCTTCGCCATCAAACTGGGAAGCGCCTGGCTGAAATCAATGACAGAATCTCGGAGATAAAGCAAAACATTTCAACATATCTTGGAGTACCACTTCTAAAAGAAGGAAGTATGGAGGCACACGATAATCTAATGTCAAGATGGACTTCTTCCCTTTATGACCACACTCGGGTAGTTGGTTTGGAAGGTGACACTGAGAAGATAAAGGGTTGGCTATTTGAAGCAAGAGATGGTTTACTTGCCATTGCATTTGTGGGTATGGGAGGACTCGGCAAAACCACTCTTGCTCAGAAAGTCTTCAATGATAAAAGTGTGGAGAATCACTTTGAAAGGAGAATTTGGGTGTCTGTTTCTCAAACATTTACTGAGGAACAAGTCATGAGAAGCATACTGAGGAGTTTGGGAGATGCATGCGTTGGTGATGACCAGTGTGAACTGTTAAGAAAAA
Proteins encoded in this window:
- the LOC107810385 gene encoding AAA-ATPase At2g18193-like, with product MYDVSKMQNTASTLFSAYASLAASMMLVRTMANDLIPKSLLTYIQSAISYLFTPLSSQLTIIVDEQCGMTRNQVYEAAEIYLRTKIGPNADRVRAHKTPKQKNINVSIEKDEEISDVYGVVQLKWKLVSVEPQDRSYTPEKRFFELSFNKKFKESVLNEYLPFVLTKAKEIQDNDRAVKLYTRDCPCGNDDDGYGYGGGGGGVWGSINLDHPATFDTLAMEPDMKKMIIEDLDRFVKRRDFYKKVGKAWKRGYLLYGPPGTGKSSLIAAMANYLKFDIYDLELTSLYSNSELRRILISTSNRSIIVIEDIDCSVEMHDRNLGHQPADTKLTLSGLLNFIDGLWSNCGDERIIVFTTNRKEKLDPALLRPGRMDMHIHMSYCTNQSFKILAFNYLGVRDHRLFEEIEGLIKNVEVTPAEIAEELMRSEDADVALEGVVNLLKRKANEANRIKDEKSPSTPEGDENDEIEEEKVDEGEIQEAKRLRTEMLVHTLRNQRRGRMRIGRPNRGRRGRW